The following coding sequences are from one Neodiprion lecontei isolate iyNeoLeco1 chromosome 7, iyNeoLeco1.1, whole genome shotgun sequence window:
- the LOC124295539 gene encoding uncharacterized protein LOC124295539 — MIKRSPVLLATVQLIASNPETGERIIARALLDQGPKSSFVTESLAQQLRLRRHQATIPIIGVGAHQSAVTRGIATLQLQSRAHTSFSCQVEALVLPRLTSYLPSFRLLVEDWPHLRGLNLADPSFAHPSQIDVILGADIDSNIIGQGVRKGAPGTPIAQETQFGWVLSGCVSAEATSPSYGAVQGFQRSLDHELLDLVQQFWKQEEVSKPLALTSEEERCEQHFRETVSRTASGRYVVRLPLKDNSVELGNSRNPAHQMLLRLEKRFGNDAKLKEAHSSFLREYRELGHMRRAINTPEDNSRVFYLPHHGVVRDSSSTTKLRVVFNGSQKTNLDEGKQYPLASHVILENTYVDDILSGAEDVDQGRKKINELNQLLEAGGFEL, encoded by the exons ATGATCAAGCGCTCTCCAGTTCTTCTCGCCACAGTGCAATTGATCGCTTCGAATCCGGAGACTGGAGAAAGAATCATCGCTCGCGCTCTACTCGATCAAGGACCCAAAAGTTCATTCGTCACGGAGTCGCTGGCGCAACAATTGCGACTACGTCGGCATCAAGCAACGATACCGATCATTGGCGTCGGAGCTCATCAATCGGCAGTGACTCGCGGCATCGCGACATTGCAACTCCAATCTCGTGCTCACACCTCGTTCTCGTGTCAGGTGGAGGCACTCGTGCTTCCACGACTCACATCGTATCTACCCTCATTTCGACTTCTCGTCGAAGACTGGCCTCATCTACGAGGACTCAACCTCGCGGATCCAAGCTTTGCACATCCCAGTCAAATCGACGTAATTCTCGGAGCTGACATCGACAGCAACATCATTGGTCAAGGAGTACGAAAAGGAGCACCAGGAACACCAATCGCGCAAGAAACTCAGTTCGGTTGGGTCCTCTCCGGCTGCGTTTCAGCGGAAGCAACAAGCCCCTCGTATGGCGCAGTCCAAGGCTTTCAACGCTCCCTCGATCACGAACTGCTCGATCTCGTGCAGCAGTTTTGGAAGCAGGAAGAAGTGTCGAAACCTTTGGCACTAACTTCCGAAGAAGAGCGTTGTGAGCAACACTTTCGCGAAACGGTTTCTCGAACTGCGTCCGGTCGTTACGTAGTTCGGCTGCCGCTCAAGGACAATTCGGTAGAGCTCGGCAACTCGCGGAATCCCGCGCATCAAATGCTTCTTCGTTTGGAGAAACGGTTCGGTAACGACGCGAAACTCAAGGAGGCTCACTCGAGCTTCCTTCGTGAATATCGTGAACTCGGGCACATGCGTCGCGCTATCAATACACCTGAAGACAATTCCCGCGTGTTTTATCTTCCCCATCACGGTGTAGTTCGCGACAGCAGTTCAACAACAAAGTTGCGTGTCGTGTTCAACGGGTCTCAAAAAACCAACCTC GACGAAGGTAAGCAGTATCCCCTTGCGAGCCACGTCATTCTCGAGAACACGTACGTCGACGACATCCTCTCAGGAGCAGAGGACGTTGATCAAGGTCGCAAGAAAATTAACGAACTCAATCAATTGCTCGAGGCGGGCGGCTTTGAACTTTAA